One window of the Plasmodium relictum strain SGS1 genome assembly, chromosome: 1 genome contains the following:
- the ACbeta gene encoding adenylyl cyclase beta, putative, with product MIKNIFSEYLKSYDNKDLKNEEVNKLSKNYSDDYTSDWRWLSIKCERLIENELFKKSNKENETKEYKNLIKANENMTNFKSFFPKILLNLYSKCDNPSKFFSNLVIQNFNAVVFFCDASGFSNLAEQLDKRINGTELLGNCLNKFFNILIKIIDYWGGDIVKFSGDAVMVIWPINKSKNIKNKKNDIKKNPIHTNVIKEMNESKEKCYKKIEENKSCYNENVKKICLLALGCCIDIHKLLNKFPTPIENKFLKVHIAITYGEVSFLQIGNVLNKRDYLLSGKPLEEIGVGEALAKNGESVLSTSFYENVKEKIIVQETPKKNFYLFIKLKEDINMRELKEEYEDQEDNIIYDNFDILLKSFIPDIVYRKLSIGCNVFFNEIRKVTIIFVSVKDIDTSNMIGVHSAHSIMKLTQKAVFTMEGTINKFIFDDKGILILIMFGLPPLYHSDDSIRALLTCFRLIDALKSLKLNGSIGISTGRIWCGIVGNKIRKEYTALGDSVNVAARLCCKAGNKEIYVDENTYNNCKHFISFQKLISIKVKGKDKLIKIYSPIGTINKKLINFVYNNSSDSDYFTDEELLANNENTNHIESSTEKPPSMQNVDNKTKVQNVNKHDDYTLKQDYEEVTDFSFLKKNFLLIYYKDMFQEKIEHLFNKKDCLYYLRKYQNQNNFLFKKFHNKNESCESNFKEENTLKENSYDNDLFYNIIYNISPCSQMKSLHIDYNSYTGPLFLHEYYDPLFFDFNQIYHIGGVLFIEGNEHLGIFELMKLMAKNLNNFKIFNISNMPNSLYINITNPLLPWKILCNEILNMWKLCDMRKKNILYTKNDNFNILRELTHPSYHWFFKCMVNIIDDLIVPPINLKKKKTVEIRQKGEKVDTQIESYKDTNTYNDTDIVTVTKMKKECKKKKEKMETSNKVKKYKNKKNSHFCKNISIILRYLFYNSKKEIKNNEEKSKEKKIKKYDKINNNSLENIENRKPSNLDDNFEKKWKEEKNYSHKRNSTILNYNQKTITDSNFNCKNKENISSSTKKSNLNEEKKKVKKECGEISSSLQNNFNNYNNMNNNFKNKQKEYKIGIISSMVYYFSLHENTFIIFNYRAGTSLNTNVEKNTWKICKNIAKLAMFKRKKILKNLQNNLKNWRKNHCRKCDFCKGIFNINTENDNNSIYENTVNLKIDSDNFKGNHSSLKTHINDYDESNLSLRTQRYEIYENRLSFRTQKNEIYEDDLSLNTQKEILGNTVFLKKQSNEIFENNFSLKTENNKINEIAFLTKEDYNDLKNEKNITLLNKNDFNLENYKNGEIFEKKNSIKKSINDQNKSIFQMFREEKSINERKASKIFYKTLYPKINDNILLYIAEQKMKEESNIRKYKNIIDDECNNKSFQNAQTKKSLLCNPFFKHKHKPLIFLFVNGVKGNNIKELSKIKRYAEECDGYIKLENLNKDELYNFVSLCLNIHKKEIGSELIEYLHKICFGIPKFVQYTLYYLLNNNYIKMYKYLYNNNEEEKKKKKVNINKEEENNLVKSKLSNNISTLKPDKLNNYYDEMRNKIGNNLNNNDDNNNISYKYINKKSEQTILIQNEFMNFQNFKPINKSFTCKNFDEKYEILEDQEKKYKYEVQVVKDLNTAPLIPRLTAYCMSLIDSLNQEEQLLAKICSFFNEKFNIKKMEYIYPKYISRSELKKIIVNLVKKNVFCVYEEKRNKTNNLSKDNVNSIHNINFIYRDIYNKMSNFYEKKNKIHPIFNRHSKISDNEIFFYIKNFSLKKVLNDLLETEEKMYIKKIYKKYIED from the exons ATgatcaaaaatatttttagtgAATATTTGAAATCTTACGATaataaagatttaaaaaatgaagaagtaAATAAGTTAAGCAAAAATTACTCG GATGACTATACTTCAGATTGGAGATGGTTGAGTATAAAGTGTGAAAGATTAATcgaaaatgaattatttaaaaaatctaataaagaaaatgaaacaaaggaatataaaaatttaataaaagcaaatgaaaatatgacaaattttaaatcattcttccccaaaattttattaaatttgtATAGTAAATGTGATAATCctagtaaatttttttctaatctagttattcaaaattttaatgCAGTAGTG TTTTTTTGCGATGCAAGTGGATTTTCAAATTTAGCAGAGCAGTTAGACAAAAGAATAAATGGAACAGAACTATTAGGAAActgtttaaataaattttttaatattttgattAAAATAATAGATTACTGGGGAGGTGATATCGTAAAGTTTAGTGGAGATGCAGTCATGGTAATATGGCCTATAAACAAAagtaaaaacataaaaaataaaaaaaatgatataaaaaaaaatcctaTTCATACGAAtgtaataaaagaaatgaatgaaagtaaagaaaaatgttataaaaaaattgaagaaaataaaagttgttataatgaaaatgtaaaaaaaatatgcttATTAGCTTTGGGTTGTTGTATAGACAttcataaattattaaataaattccCAACACcaattgaaaataaatttttaaaagttcATATAGCTATAACATATGGTGAAGTTAGCTTTTTACAAATTGGAAATGTATTGAATAAAAGAGATTATTTATTATCTGGAAAACCATTAGAAGAAATAGGTGTAGGTGAAGCATTAGCTAAAAATGGAGAAAGTGTTTTATCTACTTCCTTTTATGAAAAtgtaaaagagaaaataataGTACAAGAAACTCCAAAGAAAAATTTCtacttatttataaaattgaaagaagatataaataTGAGAGAATTAAAAGAGGAATACGAAGATCAAGaagataatataatatatgatAATTTCGATATATTACTGAAAAGTTTTATACCAGATATTGTTTACAGAAAGCTATCTATTGGATGTAATGTGTTTTTTAACGAAATAAGAAAAGTTACCATTATTTTTGTTTCGGTAAAAGATATAGATACTTCTAATATGATAGGGGTTCACTCTGCACATAGTATCATGAAATTAACACAGAAAGCGGTTTTTACTATGGAAGGgactattaataaatttatttttgatgATAAAGggattttaattttaattatgttTGGTTTACCACCATTATATCACAGTGATGATTCTATAAGAGCTTTATTAACTTGTTTTAGATTAATAGATGCACTAAAATCATTAAAGTTAAACGGAAGTATTGGAATTTCTACTGGTAGAATTTGGTGTGGTATAGTAggaaataaaattagaaagGAATACACAGCTCTTGGTGATTCTGTTAACGTTGCTGCTAGATTATGTTGCAAAGCTGGTAACAAAGAAATTTATGTAGATGAAAATACTTATAATAATTGTAAgcattttatatcatttcaAAAACTTATTTCTATAAAAGTTAAAGGAAAAGATaaacttataaaaatatattcccCAATAGGaactattaataaaaaattaatcaaTTTTGTTTATAATAACTCATCTGATTCAGATTATTTTACTGATGAAGAATTACTAGCcaataatgaaaatacaaATCATATCGAAAGTTCAACTGAGAAGCCTCCATCTATGCAAAATGtagataataaaacaaaagtacaaaatgtaaataaacaTGATGACTATACTTTGAAACAAGACTATGAAGAAGTTACTGATTTTtcgtttttaaaaaaaaattttttattaatttattataaagatATGTTTCAAGAGAAAATAGAgcatttatttaataaaaaggatTGTCTCtattatttaagaaaatatcaaaatcaaaataattttttgtttaaaaaatttcataacaAAAATGAATCCTGTGAATCTAATTTCAAGGAAGAAAATACTCTCAAAGAAAACAGTTATGataatgatttattttataacattatttataatatttctcCATGTAGTCAAATGAAATCTTTGCATATTGATTATAATAGTTACACAGGTCCTTTGTTTTTACATGAATATTACGATCCTCTCTTTTTTGATTTTAATCAAATTTATCATATTGGGGGGGTTCTCTTCATAGAGGGAAATGAGCATTTAGGAATATTTGAGCTAATGAAATTAATggcaaaaaatttaaataactttaaaatatttaatataagtaatatgccaaattcattatatattaatattactaATCCATTATTACCTTGGAAAATTTTATGCAATGAAATTCTAAATATGTGGAAATTATGTgatatgagaaaaaaaaatattctttatacaaaaaatgataactttaatattttaagagAATTAACACATCCATCTTATCATTggttttttaaatgtatggTTAATATTATTGATGATTTAATTGTTCCTCCaattaatttaaagaaaaaaaaaacagtcGAAATAAGACAAAAAGGAGAAAAAGTTGACACACAAATAGAGAGTTATAAGGATACAAATACATATAATGATACAGATATAGTAACAGtaacaaaaatgaaaaaagaatgtaaaaagaaaaaggaaaaaatggAAACTAGCAATAAggtaaaaaaatacaaaaataaaaaaaattctcatttttgtaaaaatatttcaattatattaagatatttgttttataattctaaaaaagaaattaaaaataatgaagaaaaatcaaaagaaaaaaaaattaaaaaatacgataaaataaataacaatTCTTTAGAAAATATAGAGAATAGGAAACCTAGTAATTTGGATGATaactttgaaaaaaaatggaaagaagaaaaaaattattcacaTAAAAGAAACAGTACAATCCTAAATTATAATCAAAAAACTATAACTGATAGTAATTTTAATtgcaaaaataaagaaaatataagtaGCTCAAccaaaaaaagtaatttaaatgaagaaaaaaaaaaagtaaaaaaagaatgtgGAGAAATAAGTTCGTCTTTACAAAATaactttaataattataataatatgaataataattttaaaaacaaacaaaaagaatataaaataggAATTATCAGTTCAATGGTATATTATTTTAGTTTACATGAAAacacttttattattttcaattataGAGCTGGAACTTCTTTAAATACAAATGTTGAGAAAAACACATGGAAAATCTGCAAAAATATTGCTAAATTAGCTAtgtttaaaagaaaaaaaatattaaaaaatttacaaaataatttaaaaaactgGAGAAAAAATCATTGCAGAAAATGTGACTTTTGCAAaggtatttttaatataaatacagaaaatgataataatagtatTTATGAAAACACTGTTAATTTGAAAATCGATAGCGACAATTTTAAGGGAAATCATTCTTCTTTAAAAACGCATATTAATGATTATGATGAAAGTAATTTATCTTTGAGAACTCAAAGATATGAGATTTACGAAAACCGTTTGTCCTTTCGAACTCAGAAAAATGAGATTTATGAAGACGATCTTTCTCTTAATACACAAAAGGAAATTTTAGGAAATACAGTATTCTTAAAAAAGCAAAGCAATGAAATTTtcgaaaataatttttctttaaaaacagaaaacaataaaattaatgaaatagcatttttaacaaaagaagattataatgatttaaaaaacgaaaaaaatataacgttacttaataaaaatgattttaaccttgaaaattataagaatggagaaatttttgaaaaaaaaaattctattaaaaaatcaATAAATGATCAAAATAAAAGCATTTTTCAAATGTTTAGAGaagaaaaaagtattaatGAACGTAAAGcttctaaaatattttataaaacatTATATCCTAagataaatgataatatattattatatatagctgaacaaaaaatgaaagaagaatcaaatattagaaaatataaaaacatcATAGATGACGAATGTAATAACAAAAGTTTTCAAAATGCACAAACTAAAAAATCACTTTTATGTAATCCTTTTTTCAAGCATAAGCATAAACCACTTATATTCTTATTTGTAAATGGAGTAAAGGGTAACAATATTAAAGaattaagtaaaataaaaagatatgCAGAAGAATGTGATggttatataaaattagaaaatttaaataaggatgaattatataattttgtaagtttatgtttaaatattcataaaaaggaaatagGTAGTGAATTAATTGAATATCTTCATAAAATATGTTTTGGTATACCCAAATTTGTTCAATACACCTTATACTATTtacttaataataattatattaaaatgtataaatatttatataataataatgaagaagaaaaaaaaaaaaaaaaagtaaatataaataaagaggAAGAAAATAACTTAGTGAAATCAAAACTAAGCAATAATATATCTACCTTAAAACCAGACAAACTTAATAATTACTATGATGAAATGAGAAACAAGATaggaaataatttaaataataatgatgataataataatatttcatataaatatattaacaaaaaaagcGAACAAACGATTTTAATACAAAATGAATTCAtgaattttcaaaattttaaaccaattaataaatcttttacttgtaaaaattttgatgaaaaatatgaaatattagaagatcaagaaaaaaaatataaatatgaagTACAAGTAGTTAAAGATTTAAATACAGCTCCATTAATTCCTCgatta acaGCATATTGCATGTCTTTAATTGATAGTTTAAATCAGGAAGAACAATTATTGGCAAAaatttgttctttttttaatgaaaaatttaatattaaaaaaatggaatataTATATCCAAAGTATATTTCAAGATCTGAactaaaaaagataattgtAAActtagttaaaaaaaatgtattttgtGTTTATGAAgagaaaagaaataaaacaaataatttatctaaAGATAATGTGAATTCTATTCATaatatcaattttatttatcgtgatatatataataaaatgagtaatttttatgagaagaaaaataaaattcatcCAATATTTAATAGACACTCAAAAATATCagataatgaaatatttttttatataaaaaatttttcattaaaaaag GTTCTAAATGACTTACTCGAAACTGaagaaaaaatgtatataaaaaaaatttacaaaaaatatatagaagaTTAA
- the CNA gene encoding serine/threonine protein phosphatase 2B catalytic subunit A, putative, whose amino-acid sequence MEPLPDPKNDRQVKEVEPPPAKPLNLDLLYPNGTDEPPDYKVLRDHLKKEGRIRKEDCLDIIKKVIDIVSNEPNLLRLKDPITIVGDIHGQYYDLLKLLEVGGNPDNTQYLFLGDYVDRGSFSIEVLLLLYALKINFPDRIWLIRGNHECRQMTTFFNFRDECEYKYDIVVYYAFMESFDTIPLSAVINGKFLGVHGGLSPELILLNQICSFTRFQEPPRSGIFCDILWADPIDEDKEEHTIQTESYFPNDIRGCSYFFGYNAATTFLEKNGLLSIIRAHEAQLEGYKMHQTNLKTGFPIVITIFSAPNYCDVYNNKGAVLKFDSNTLNIQQFSFSPHPYHLPNFMNLFTWSLPFVSEKVTEMLYSLLNYSANDTDDDINDVVLPDEVIQILNYIDENNKKAAALNNDDKEDNIEENLKENDIKTEEETIDKKDYEEKIKKNDGGQVPKDRSDALRKKVQSVGRLMRVFRTLRKENELIVQLKGCSPGYRIPVGLLLTGKEGLENELEKFTKVKEIDSINEKRPFNE is encoded by the exons atggagCCATTACCTGATCCAAAGAATGACAGACAAGTAAAGGAGGTTGAACCCCCACCAgcaaaa cCTTTAAATTTAGATTTATTATATCCTAATGGTACCGACGAGCCACCAGACTATAAAGTATTAAGagatcatttaaaaaaagaaggaaGAATAAGAAAAGAAGATTGTttagatataataaaaaaagtaattgaTATAGTGAGTAACGAACCAAATTTGTTAAGGTTAAAAGACCCTATAACAATAGTTGGTGATATACATGGCCAATATTATGATTTACTAAAATTATTAGAAGTTGGTGGAAATCCAGACAATActcaatatttatttttaggtGATTATGTAGATAGAGGATCATTTAGTATAGAagtactattattattatatgcattaaaaataaattttcctGATAGAATATGGTTAATACGAGGAAATCATGAATGCAGGCAAATGACAACCTTTTTCAATTTTCGAGATGAATGtgaatataaatatgataTAGTAGTTTACTATGCATTCATGGAATCTTTTGATACTATACCATTATCAGCAGTAATTAACGGGAAATTTTTAGGTGTCCATGGTGGTTTATCACcagaattaattttattaaaccAAATTTGCTCTTTTACAAGATTTCAAGAGCCACCAAGATCAGGTATTTTTTGTGATATATTATGGGCAGATCCTATTGATGAGGATAAAGAAGAACATACTATTCAAACAGAATCATATTTTCCAAATGATATAAGAGGTTGTAGTTATTTTTTTGGTTACAATGCAGCTACAACCTTTCTAGAAAAAAATGGGTTATTGTCAATAATAAGAGCTCATGAAGCTCAATTAGAAGGTTATAAAATGCATCaaacaaatttaaaaacaGGATTTCCTATAGTTATAACAATATTTTCTGCACCCAATTATTGTGatgtttataataataaaggaGCTGTTTTAAAATTTGATAGCAACACTTTAAATATACAACAGTTTAGCTTTTCTCCTCATCCTTATCATCTTCCGAACTTTATGAACTTATTTACATGGTCATTACCTTTTGTTAGTGAAAAAGTTACGGAAATGCTTTACTCTCTTCTAAACTATAGTGCCAATGATACAGATGATGATATAAATGATGTTGTACTACCAGATGAAGTTATACAAATCTTAAATTAtattgatgaaaataataaaaaggcTGCTGctttaaataatgatgacAAAGAAGATAATATAGAAGAGAacttaaaagaaaatgatattaaaaCAGAAGAGGAGAcaatagataaaaaagattatgaagaaaaaattaaaaaaaatgatggaGGACAAGTTCCAAAAGATAGATCTGATgcattaagaaaaaaagttcAATCGGTTGGTAGATTAATGAGAGTATTCAGAACtttaagaaaagaaaatgaattaattgTTCAACTAAAAGGATGTAGTCCCGGATATAGAATCCCTGTTGGTCTATTATTAACTGGAAAAGAGGGTTTAGAAAatgaattagaaaaattCACTAAAGTTAAAGAAATAGATagtattaatgaaaaaagaccatttaatgaataa
- a CDS encoding inositol 5-phosphatase, putative — translation MYLSCLTAFRKYKIYSNEESIFIIGISKKEDAYEITEVAKTKEIQINGNFQLFKKNLYRNFLKEKKLTFLCNCEGILGCIKFLNFPYLYVLTKKEKVACLFNEHKIYVVKNVLLIPFKENVFENYNEENELIEIFYNNINHKYLYFSYTYNLSNCVQDNYFIQKEFLKGNVIYNKNYRNHFIWNLYHCKHFVKNNLFICLFLINGYLIQSKFYCSGKGIDITFIARRCNKYAGTRYRKRGINSKGFSANEVESEFILFEKNNFNAILSYAQLRGSIPIFWKQTVNYKLLKKPKIKFMKNDINYTCSKNHFKLLFKKYGYPITVVNLLSKNKYTDENILSKEYKKCIDSINKELPKKIQIIYKHLDLRKAYSIGSKYTQNNLKLLFNFSLNNIGFFYINNFKLILVQRGILRFNCVDCLDRTNAAQLFINIYIFNKFLKLTKLINKNNLSIKVISHLSQLYEQLGDAISKQYAGSTAHKKYTTGKSSNIFIQSKELFTSIKRHYISSFNDLEKQKSINLYLGVINSKLKEIKNSNDLDNLVHNTYFKDNGNNIFWWVIPLEHFYYKIESLLDLKNKKKDKRKINAYRKKKILKKGKTIISNSFKIKIKNKIKIKNILKNNEINDKVSSVLEKNSKKKKGETNKNIRSSSSFKTLFSSTEIKEEKKIISNMYKNFKFYRCFSNTNIFKHLYNANKLRISFSENNILSYGYSNFSNNNSNSLINLYVNDQKGDIDKFFYFFNYASQIYKFYNAYKNNFNFIFKNKNIFRFKLWRYIACYNYLNYLKIYFNFFFLFYYSIFTNYNVRLIFLYHINLLSQKNDFFEDDNYCVINVGTYEKDIKKIVENFKKYKNISLLLKSYLNYYEVYKLPYNYMLINISSIIKKKPKNYRVKKENYQKCKKSLMKNHIEYTYHNNEEFYQLIKNNDAINLSDDQNNTNIKKIFINKKKIERRKNKRIFFSSIYHKLSKNIKYIKEHKKKEEIYKLSYMYSPIYFNMNLIKLFFFVYSYYCSNKSNNTIAKLKEGLVIDDKHYNRSAYNLYNVEFFLKELLVSRSIENFFSELYLSYIYRTNYYKKLNLSFYKNFKSSFNNNLKYQRSSEEKLFLEEYDPYENISKKKKILNIDKKISKEVKRNYNSVSKSCLLIKNFNRRYFSEMKYFIERDQKIKNYLKNITSFNRKMNHCDIFLNDFKEYVKLNENKKKQFTFYNISNFNVLKDKIENHMNYHEYCNPLNREIFLK, via the coding sequence atgtatttatcATGTTTAACAGCTTTCAGaaagtataaaatatattcaaatgaagaaagtatttttattataggaATAAGTAAGAAGGAAGATGCATATGAAATAACTGAAGTAGcaaaaacaaaagaaattcaaataaatggaaattttcaattatttaagaaaaatttgtatcgtaattttttaaaagaaaaaaagttaacatttttatgtaattgtGAAGGGATATTAGGATGTATtaaatttttgaattttcCTTATTTATATGTACTAACAAAAAAGGAGAAAGTTGCTTGCTTATTTAATgaacataaaatatatgtggttaaaaatgttttattaattccatttaaagaaaatgtttttgaaaattataatgaagaaaatgagttaatagaaattttttataataatataaatcataaatatttatatttttcatacaCATATAATTTATCTAATTGTGTTCAAGATAATTACTTTATtcaaaaagaatttttaaaggGAAATGtgatatataataaaaattatagaaacCATTTTATTTGGAATTTATATCATTGCAAACattttgttaaaaataatttattcatttgtttatttttaataaatggaTATTTAATACAATCAAAATTTTACTGTTCGGGAAAAGGTATAGATATAACCTTTATAGCAAGAAGATGTAATAAATATGCAGGTACTAGATACAGAAAAAGAGGGATAAACTCCAAAGGATTTTCAGCAAATGAAGTAGAATcagaatttattttatttgagaaaaataattttaatgcaATACTGTCATATGCTCAATTAAGAGGATCCATACCTATATTTTGGAAGCAAACTGTGAATTAtaagttattaaaaaaacccaaaataaaatttatgaaaaatgatattaattATACTTGTAGTAAAAatcattttaaattattatttaaaaaatatgggTATCCTATAACTGTagtaaatttattaagtaaaaacaaatatactGACGAGAATATTTTATCAAAAGAATATAAGAAATGCATTGATTctattaataaagaattaccaaaaaaaattcaaattatttataaacatCTAGATTTAAGAAAAGCATATAGCATTGGTTCAAAGTATACacagaataatttaaaattattatttaatttttcattaaataatattggttttttttatataaacaatTTTAAGCTTATTTTAGTTCAACGAGGGATCCTCCGATTTAATTGTGTTGATTGTTTAGACAGAACTAATGCTGCACagttatttataaatatatacattttcaataaatttcttaaattaacaaaattaattaataaaaataacttgAGTATAAAAGTAATTTCTCATTTATCTCAGTTATATGAACAATTAGGTGATGCTATTTCAAAACAGTATGCTGGATCAACGGCtcacaaaaaatatacaacAGGAAAAAGctcaaatatttttattcaatcAAAAGAGTTATTTACTTCGATTAAAAGACATTATATAAGCTCATTTAATGATTTAGAAAAGCAGAAATCTATTAATTTGTATTTGGGTGTAATTAATTCAAAgcttaaagaaataaaaaattcaaatgatCTTGATAATTTAGTTCATAACACTTATTTTAAAGACAAtggaaataatatattttggtGGGTAATCCCATTGgaacatttttattacaaaataGAATCATTATTAGATttaaagaacaaaaaaaaagataaaagaaaaattaatgcatatagaaaaaaaaaaatacttaaaaaaggaaaaactATAATAagtaattcatttaaaataaaaataaaaaataaaataaaaattaagaatatacttaaaaataatgaaataaacgACAAGGTATCCAGtgttttagaaaaaaattctaaaaaaaaaaagggagaaacaaataaaaatattagaagTTCATCTTCTTTTAAGACTTTATTCTCCTCTACAgagataaaagaagaaaaaaaaattatttctaatatgtataaaaattttaagttttATCGTTGTTTTAGcaatacaaatatatttaaacacCTTTACAATGCAAATAAATTACGTATCTCCTTTAGTGAAAACAATATTTTATCATATGGATATAGcaatttttctaataataattcaaattcATTAATCAATTTATATGTAAATGATCAAAAAGGAGATATAGACAAattcttttacttttttaattatgcatcacaaatatataaattttacaaTGCATAcaaaaacaattttaattttattttcaaaaacaaaaatatatttagatTCAAATTATGGAGATATATAGCttgttataattatttaaactacttaaaaatttattttaattttttttttcttttttattatagcaTTTTTACAAATTATAATGTAagattaatatttttatatcacATAAATCTTTTATCACAAAAGAATGATTTTTTTGAAGATGATAATTATTGTGTAATAAACGTTGGTACTTATGAAAaggatattaaaaaaattgttgaaaattttaaaaaatataaaaacatttctttattattaaaaagctatctaaattattatgaagtatataaattaccttataattatatgctaattaatatatcttccattataaaaaaaaaaccaaaaaattatagagttaaaaaggaaaattatcaaaaatgcaaaaaatctttaatgaaaaatcaCATAGAGTATACGTAtcataataatgaagaattttatcaattaattaaaaataatgatgcTATAAATCTCTCAGATGATCAAAATAACactaatattaaaaaaatttttattaataaaaagaaaattgaaagaagaaaaaataaaagaatatttttttcttcaatataTCATAAACtcagtaaaaatataaaatatataaaggaacataagaaaaaagaagaaatatataaattgtcTTATATGTATTCCCCTATCTATTTTAAtatgaatttaataaaactttttttttttgtttatagtTATTATTGTAgtaataaaagtaataataccatagcaaaattaaaagaaggaTTAGTAATAGATGATAAGCATTATAATCGTTCtgcatataatttatataacgtggaattttttcttaaagaATTATTAGTATCTCGGTCAATagagaattttttttcagaaCTTTATTTATCCTATATTTACAGAACGAACTATTACaagaaattaaatttaagtttttataaaaatttcaaaagttcttttaataataatttaaaatatcaaaGATCTTCTGAAGAAAAACTATTCTTAGAAGAATATGATCCTTATGagaatatttcaaaaaaaaaaaaaattctcaatatagataaaaaaatatcaaaagaaGTTAAACGAAATTATAATTCTGTTTCTAAAAGttgtttattaattaaaaattttaatagaaGATATTTTTCTGAAATGAAGTATTTTATAGAAAGAgatcaaaaaattaaaaattacttGAAGAATATCACTTcctttaatagaaaaatgaATCATTGTGATATTTTTCTAAACGATTTTAAAGAATATgttaaattaaatgaaaacaaaaaaaaacaatttactttttataatataagtaactttaatgttttaaaagataaaattgaaaatcaTATGAATTATCATGAATATTGTAACCCCTTAAATAGAGAAATATTCTTAAAATAA